In a single window of the Nycticebus coucang isolate mNycCou1 chromosome 13, mNycCou1.pri, whole genome shotgun sequence genome:
- the LOC128563697 gene encoding nitric oxide-associated protein 1-like: protein MLSARLAPTLLSPFLRGSAPTVGRHGLWETLLGRRCAAAASSGPASDLGPEPPHGLTEAESYERSPNMQERFLFPEYVLEPEPAPTRKELLEQLQQQHQEREQPRRTQKPRVGRRAHPVVGHPDPAVPPSGQHCSGCRAELHCQDPGVPGYLPSEKFLRAAQADGGLARAVCQRCWLLVHHQRALRLQGSREQYSELVSTALRRPGPALVLYMVDLLHLPDLPALVGPKQLIVLGNKVDLLPQDAPGYRQRLRERLWNDCARAGLLLAPGHGGPQLPSRDGPQDREENSNRSDRSCTVVRDVRLISAKTGYGIEELISALQRSWRYRGDVYLVGSTNAGKSTLFNTLLKSDYCTAKGAQAIDPATISSWPGTTLNLLKFPICNPTPYRMFERHKRLKEDAAKALEDLSEQEQHQLNVLKKHGYVVGRVGRTFLDSEEQKDEDAFEFDADSLAFDMENEPVTVEPTSTKQVVLTAQDVRDARWFYDTPGITKENCILNLLTEEEVKIVLPTNFIVPRTFVLKPGMVLFLGALGRIDFLQGNQSARFTVVASNLLPVHVTSLDKADSLYEKQAGHTLLQVPMGGKEGMADFPSLVAEDIIVKEGLGESEAVADIKFSSAGWVAVTPRGKDRLHLRGYTPQGTVLTVRPPLLPYIVNIKGQRIKKSAAYKTKKPPSLVYNLQKKKG from the coding sequence ATGCTGTCTGCACGCCTGGCGCCCACGCTGCTCAGTCCCTTCCTGCGGGGATCCGCTCCCACTGTAGGGCGCCATGGCCTCTGGGAGACGCTCCTGGGGAGGCGGTGCGCGGCCGCCGCCTCCTCCGGGCCCGCGTCGGACCTGGGCCCTGAGCCTCCTCATGGCCTCACGGAGGCTGAGAGTTATGAAAGAAGCCCTAACATGCAGGAGCGGTTTCTGTTCCCCGAGTACGTCCTGGAGCCTGAGCCCGCGCCCACCCGGAAGGAGCTGCTGGAACaactgcagcagcagcaccaggagAGGGAGCAACCCAGGCGGACGCAGAAGCCACGGGTCGGCCGCCGGGCGCACCCTGTCGTGGGGCACCCGGACCCGGCGGTGCCGCCCAGCGGCCAGCACTGCTCGGGTTGCCGGGCAGAGCTGCACTGCCAGGACCCCGGCGTGCCCGGCTACCTGCCCAGCGAGAAGTTCCTGCGCGCGGCGCAGGCGGACGGCGGGCTGGCGCGGGCCGTGTGCCAGCGCTGCTGGCTCCTGGTGCACCACCAGCGCGCCCTGCGCCTGCAGGGGAGCCGCGAACAGTACTCTGAGCTGGTGAGCACCGCGCTGCGGCGGCCCGGGCCCGCCCTGGTGCTCTACATGGTGGACCTGCTCCACCTGCCCGACCTGCCGGCACTGGTAGGCCCCAAGCAGCTGATCGTGCTGGGGAACAAAGTGGACCTGCTGCCCCAGGACGCCCCCGGCTACCGGCAGCGGCTCCGGGAGCGGCTGTGGAACGACTGTGCCCGCGCCGGACTTTTGCTGGCCCCTGGCCACGGAGGGCCACAGCTCCCCAGCCGGGACGGGCCGCAGGACAGAGAGGAGAATTCGAATCGGTCGGACAGGTCGTGCACGGTGGTCCGGGACGTGCGTCTCATCAGCGCCAAGACTGGCTATGGCATCGAAGAGTTAATCTCGGCACTTCAGCGCTCCTGGCGCTACCGTGGTGATGTCTACCTGGTAGGATCCACAAACGCTGGCAAGTCCACTCTCTTTAACACGCTACTGAAGTCCGATTACTGCACCGCCAAGGGCGCCCAGGCCATCGACCCGGCCACCATCTCCTCTTGGCCAGGAACTACATTAAACCTTCTCAAGTTTCCTATTTGCAACCCAACTCCTTATAGAATGTTTGAAAGGCACAAAAGACTTAAAGAAGATGCAGCTAAAGCCCTAGAAGATCTTAGCGAGCAAGAACAACATCaacttaatgttttgaaaaagcATGGCTATGTGGTAGGGAGAGTTGGAAGAACATTCTTGGATTCAGAAGAACAGAAGGATGAAGATGCCTTTGAATTTGATGCTGATTCACTTGCCTTTGACATGGAAAATGAACCCGTTACAGTTGAACCTACATCCACCAAACAAGTAGTATTGACTGCACAAGATGTGAGAGATGCCCGCTGGTTTTATGACACGCCaggaattacaaaagaaaattgcattttaaatcttCTAACAGAAGAAGAAGTAAAGATTGTTTTGCCAACAAATTTCATTGTTCCAAGAACTTTTGTGCTTAAACCAGGAATGGTTCTATTTTTGGGTGCTCTAGGCCGCATTGATTTCCTACAGGGAAACCAGTCAGCCCGGTTTACGGTTGTGGCTTCCAACCTCCTCCCCGTGCACGTTACTTCCTTGGACAAGGCGGATAGTTTGTATGAGAAGCAGGCAGGTCACACGTTACTGCAGGTTCCAATGGGTGGAAAAGAAGGAATGGCAGACTTTCCTTCTCTTGTTGCTGAAGACATTATAGTAAAAGAAGGACTTGGGGAATCCGAAGCGGTTGCTGACATCAAGTTTTCCTCTGCAGGTTGGGTTGCAGTAACGCCTCGTGGGAAGGACAGATTGCATCTCCGAGGCTACACACCTCAAGGAACGGTTCTGACGGTCCGGCCCCCGCTCTTGCCGTATATCGTTAACATCAAAGGACAGCGCATCAAGAAAAGTGCGGCCTATAAAACCAAGAAGCCTCCTTCCCTCGTGTATAATctgcagaagaagaaaggataa